GTTCTGTCCCGTTTTGAATCCACGCGGTAATATCGTTCGTTAATTGGGCGAGTATTTGATGCAAAAGGACATTCAAGAGAACCGCGGCCGCCCAGGTAATAAGATCTTGCGCTTTCTTCCAAATAGTCCAAGCCGCTATTGTTTTTAAAGAAAGATCGGACAATTTGTCGTACGAGCTTTTGATATAATTCCACACATTGTCCAATACGGTTTGGAAGACGGTTGTCCATGACAATGACTCGGTATTTGTAACGGGTATTGCCGCCGCTTTTTTAGGAATAAGAAAAACTGCTCCCATTACTGAAAAAAGCAAGCAAACAATTAAAGCTGTGGAAGTAAATTTTTGTAAAATTGTTTTTTGAAAAAATATCATTTTTGACGACTTTCTAAATCTACCACTATCTCCTCAATCAAACTGCGTAAGTTTTTAGCAGTTTCTTCAAATTTTTTCAAAATAAGTATTCCCTTAAGAGGGTCTTTTTCATGTTCAGGAATATGCTGATAAACTTTAGACATTGACCAAAAAACAGAAAGCGTCTTTTTGTGAATATCAACCCAGTCCAAAGGAATTGGCTCGTTTAATATTGCTTGGTATGATTGTAAATAACTTTCCGCCAAGCAATCAGCTCCCTCAAAATTATTTGTTTCAATAAATTTTTGAATAATATCGGCATCGTCCCCAATGCTTACTATTGGGCATTTCACGATATCTTTTGTCCTGTCTTGAAGTCGTCCGGCATAATTGCGAATAGCGTCTAAATTATTCTCTTTTGTGGTTTGGAATTCAAAACCTTCCTTTTGGTAAGAAGGGATAAACTCTGATAAAAAATTAGCGGAGGATTTTCGTAGGGCTTTAGCGACATTTTCATCTGCCGCTTCTTCAACTGTTTTTTCTAACAAAGCGAGATCTTGAATATTGGGCAAACCAAAAGAATCATTGCTCATTTGTTTGCCTATAAGATAAGTCAACATTTGGCTTAAATTTCCAGGGTCTGGTCTTTCCATTTTTTTGCTGTCGCTTTTATCCGCGCTCGCTAATTTATCATCAGGCGCTTTTTTGAGTGGGTCGTATCCGGAGGCAACTTCTTCTCCGTCCGAATAACCGTCTCCATCCGTATCTGGATTGCGAGGGTCTGTTTTATGAATTTTTTCTTCCCAGTCATCTAACCCGTCATGGTCTGGGTCATTAGTCATGCTTTCAGCGCTTAAATTTTGGGTGATAAGTTGTTCAAGAAAATTAGCCCGGCTTGATTTGCTTTTCAAAACCAAATATCCGCCGACGGATATGCCCGCTAGCAATGTCAAAACGACCGCAATGATATAAAACTTTCTTTTAAACTGGTTCATTGATAGTATTATACAATACTTTACAGCATTTCCCAAGTTCGTTCTTTTTACTTATCCACAGCGTGACAAGGAAAAATTCATTTTTGGGTCGCGGGGCTTGACAAAACATTGCTCTTGCGGTTATAATAAGGAAAATAAATTTTCTTTAACATTTTACATAAGGAGGCGGAGACAATGGATAGATTAATAAAAAGATTTTCGTTTTTAGTTTTTTTGGCGCTTTTGCCTTTAGTAATAACGGGCTGCGCTGAAACACTTCTTGCCACCAGTTTGGGAGTAGCCGCGTGGCAAGGACATCGGATAGAAACTGATGCTGACGCGGAAGATGTGGCTAAAGTCGACATAGATCAGACCGAAACGGCGGCGATGGCGGTTGCTGAAGAAATGGGAATTACCATATCAGGAAGAGAACAGGAAAAAATAGGAGAAGTTTTGCTTATCGGAAGTTCGCCTCGTCATGAGAAAGTTCATATTATCCTTTCGTCGTTTTCTAATAAAATGACGAAAGTTCAAGCCAGGGCGAGAAAAAGCAAAATAGGTATCCCTTTTACTCGTAACAAGGACTATACTTACGCGGAAGAAATCGTTAAAGCGATTAAGGAAAAATGTCGCGGTGGAACAATCGCTAATAAAGGCGATTCTGATGTTGTTGACGCAGTCACAGGGGCGACAATTCAAATCAGCAATATCCGCGAAGGACCGGGCGCGAATTACAAAATTGTCGCGGTCGCGCCGAAGGGCGCCGAGTTAATTTTCCTCAATGAAGAGGGAAATTGGCTAAAAGTTAAATTAGTAAAAACTGGACGAATCGGGTATATTTACAATACTCTTGTTCGTCCAAACGGGATTTAATGGAATCGGTTAATAGGCGCTGGGATTCAAAAAAATCATCCCAGCGCTTTTTCATTTTCTATTTTTCTTGACATATTCATTAAAATACTGTATGACTAAACCAGTAACTTAACAACTAAACTTAAGAAAAGGGGGTATAGATATGAAAAGATTAAGATTTTTGACAATAGCAGCAATAGTGGCAATGGCGCTTTTCCCAATTTATTGTTTCGCGGGAGGTCTCCCCTCCCCAAAGCCGGGGATGGTTATTATCGCGAACGCGACAAAAGCAGATAGAGAAATATGGCTTTTCGCTGGCTCTTACGGCGTTGACGACCTAAAGACCTGCGACGAAAGAGGGAATCAGGTCTTTGCTGTTTCTCCTTTGAAATTGCTTCAAATAGGAGGAAGAGACCTTATCTTCAAGTCGGAGGAAATTATTTCTCCCCAAACGCGAGGACAATGGAGGAGTAATTTCATTCTTCCTTGTAGTTATATGAGATTTAAGGGCGGCAAAATGGCGAGTCAAACGGCTGTTGTTTATCTCAAGCCGAACAGTCGCTATACTCTTTATGTCCGCGACTTGCGGGTAAACGGCGCGTTTTTAGGCGAGAGGGCGATTTTTGTTAAGACAAGTTATAACGCCACTCGTGATTCGTGCAAATCCTACCTCGGAACAATTTGGGCAGACGAAATCATTGACTTGCCCGATGTCGACACAAGCGGTCCAGCGAGATTCGGAATTAAAATCCAAATTGAACCGTAAAAAAGGAGGTAAAAAATGAAAAGCATTCTCGTGATATTTTTTCTTGGTTGTTTCGCGGCGTGCGCTTATCAGTCGCCACCAATCATATACAAATCGCAAAACCCGAGGATTGTTATTAAAGAAATTCCTACAGGCGAAAAAGCAGAACAGAAGGAAGAATTTTTTGAGACATCTTATGTTTATCCAGACCTAACGAGGGGATGTATAGAAAATCAGGCGTTCCCGTATATTCCGAAGGTTTTTCTAATAGCAAACGGGCAAAGAATTACCCTAATCGGACCAGAAACAGGTCCGCCAGAATTCAATCCAAACGAAATCAGAGAATTCAATCTTCCTCCCGGCGAGCACTTTCTCCACATTGAGAGATGGCAATATTTTTCCGCCTACGGAGGATGGAAAAAAATTCCAAAAACGGAAATAATTAAAGTTTCAGTCGCTCAATTTAAAGAGGACGATTTAAGCAGATGGGCGACCGAGTACTACGGCTGGCGCGTGATTGTCTATGACAAGCGCACAACCGTTTACGGTGGGTACCAATAACAGGCGATTAAGGGACAGTCCCTCGCGACGAGGGACTGTCCCTGTCATAATCTTTAGCCCTGATTTGGCAGAATAAATCAGGGCTTTTTTTATTTTCTTATTTGGCAGTTTTAAACAAAGGTGATAAAATTTAAATCCAAGGTCAGATCTCAAGTGTATAATTGAGATTATAGAATATGTCATCTTTTTCCCTTAAAATTATCGCCGTAATTACTATGGTCGCGGACCATGTCGGTTTTTTGTTCTTTCCTCATATATTATGGCTAAGAATTATAGGAAGAATTTCATTGCCAATTTTTGCGTTTCTTATAGGCGAAGGCTATGAAAAAACGAGCAATGTAAAAAAATATTTTTTTCGTCTTGCAATATTTGCCCTTATCTCTTTTGTGCCGCATTATTTCCTTTTTAAGGTCGGCAGCGCTCCGTACTCAGGAGGATTTAATATATTTTTTACGCTTACCGCTGGATTATTAGGACTAATTGCATTAAATCGATACTCTACTTTTACGGGCATAACCGCGCTAATTGGGATAGCAACAGTTGCAGAGTTGCTGCGGTTTGATTACGGAGCATACGGAGTGCTCCTTATCTGCGCTTTGCGCGGGTTTAGACGCCACAAGATTAGAGATATTGCTTTTGTTGTTATTTTAATCGCGATTTCAGTCTCATTCAAAATTCCACCTGGAACAAATTCACTGCAATATTTTTCTCTATTTGCTTTACTCCCTATTTTTTTCTACAACGGCGCTCACGGTATGCGTTTTCCCCGCATGTGGTTTTACTGGTTCTATCCGGCGCACATTCTAATTCTTATATTCTTAAAAATTTATATGTAATAATCCAATCCAATCTTCAATCGTTAACCTTTCGGCCCTGATTTGAACATCTAAACCAAGTTCAATCAGGGCTTTTTTTATTTCCTCTTTATTAATTTTTAGCTTTTCCGATAAATTATTCGCCAACTGCTTGCGCGGTCTGGAAAATCCCGCTTTAACTAAGCGGAAAAATTTTTTCATATCAATATCTTTTGGCTTGCGGATATCGCTAATTTTGACAACAGCCGAATCAACTTTTGGTTTGGGCCAAAACGATTGTTTTGGAACATCATAAAGAAGTTCAGGACGGCTATATATTTGAACGGAGACCGAGAGCAGGGTCATTTTACCTTGTGAGGCGCATATTCTCCGCGCGACTTCTCTTTGCATTAAGAAAATAATTGTTCGCGGAGGATTTTCCGATTCCAGCAATTTTCTAATAAGAAAAGAAGTTAAATAATATGGAATATTAGCGACAATTTTGTAGGGCGCGGAGATAATGGGGGCTGCCCCCGCGGCGGGGGCAGCCCCCATTATCTTCAAAATATCACCAACTATAATTTCTACATTATCCAAATCGCCCAAATTTTCTTTTAGTATCTCGGCGACTTTTTTATCTTTTTCCACGGCGATTACTTTTTTCGCTTTTTGGGCTATTTTCCTCGTCAAGGCGCCTAAGCCAGGTCCGACCTCCAGAACAATATCCTCCGAAGAAATTTCGGCCGCCTTAACCATCTGGTCAACCACTCCTTCGTCAACCAAAAAATTCTGCCCCAGGACTTTGTTGGGACGGATGTTGTATTGTTTGAGGAGTTTTTTAATATTATTTTTAGTTTTCATATCTATATTCTACCAATTCTTCCGGAATGTTGGAAATAAATCGCGAGGGCGGGTTCGCCATCGTTTGTCCATAGAGGCATCGGCGCGCGGCGAAGGTTAGATACGCCTTTTGTTTGGCTCGGGTAATTCCGACATAGCAGAGCCGCCTTTCTTCTTCTATTTGTTCGGTCGCCAGCAAACTTCTTGAATGGGGAAAAATTCCTTCTTCGCAGCCGACAATAAAAACAACGGGAAATTCCAATCCTTTAGCGCAATGGAGGGTCATTAAATTGATTATTCCCTTCTCTCGCGAGAGTTCATCCGCCCCAGTGAGCAAAATAATTTCTTCTAAAAATTGTTCTAGTCCTTTTTCTTTTTCAAGCGAATCATATTTGCCAGCAATCGTAAGGAGTTCTTGAATATTTTCCCATCGTCTCTCCCCTTCTTCCGTTGTCGGCGAAATCTTTCTGACATAATTTTCGTATTCGGTCTTGTTAATAATTATTTTAATCAATTCTGTCAGCGGTTCTTTTTGGCTCGCGTCTTTGAGTTCGTTGATTAGTTGAGCGAAATTTTTAATTTTGGCGTTTTTGCTTTCAAAAACCATGCTCGCTCTATCGGAAATTTCCTTTTGGACGGTAATTTTGCCGATGCCTCGCGGCGGAGTATTGATAACTCTTTTCAATCCAGCCAAGTCATCTGGGTTGGAGATTATTTTCAAGTAAGCCAAAATGTCTTTAACCTCTTTTCTTTCGTAAAACCTGACAGAGCCAACAATTTTATAAGGTAAGCCCGCCTTAAGAAATGCCTCTTCAATCGCGCGTGATTGGGCGTTGGTTCTGTAAAGGACAGCAAAGTCGTTTAAATTAAGCCCTTCCGCGCTCATCAATCCCACTATTTCCTCAATTAAAAAATCGCCTTCTTCTGTTTCGTTATTTGTTTGAATGATATTAATGAGCGCGCCTTCTGGATTTCTGGTCCAAAGTTTTTTTTCTTTGCGTTGAGTGTTTTTGGCAATAATGTGATGGCTCGCTTCTAAAATATTTTTAGTTGAACGATAATTTTCTTCAAGCAAGACCAATTTTGCTTCAGGATAATTCTTTTCAAAATTAAGAATATTTCTAAAATCAGCTCCGCGCCAACTATAAATACTTTGGTCAGTGTCGGCGATAAACCAAAGATTTTTGTGCTTTTCGGCAAGCATTTTTATGAGCGCGTATTGGCTAAAATTCGTGTCATGCGCCTCGTCAACCGAAAGATACTGCCATTTGTTTTGGTATTTTTCCAAAACCGATGGGTTTTCTCTCAAGAGTTTTTCGGTCAGCATAATTAAGTCGTCAAAATCAAGGGCGTTGGATTTTTTGAGCGCCGCTTGATACGCTAAATATATTTTAGCGACGGTTTTTGGAAAATATTCTCGCGCTTGTTCCGCGTAAGAGTTGGCGTCTATTAATTCATCTTTGGCGCGCGAAATCGCCGCTTGAACGGAGGCGGGTTTGAATTGGTCAGGGCTAATTTCCAAGTCCTTAATTGCTTTTTTAATTAAAGAAAGTTGATCGGTCGTGTCATAAATAACAAAATTATTTTTGTATCCCTCTTTACCGTCAAGAGAAAGTTTGCCGATGTCTCGTCTCAAAATTCTTAAACAAATAGAATGAAAAGTGCCGATAGTGGGTTCGGGGACAGTCCCCTTTCTTGGGGACTGTCCCCAGTCGTCAAGTAATTTCCTTACCCGATCCCTCATTTCTTCGGCGGCCTTGTTGGTAAAAGTAACGGCTAATATATTTTCTGGGTAAATTCCTTTTTGAATTAAATAAACAATGCGATGAGTCAGGCATCTTGTTTTACCCGAACCAGGACCCGCGATAACTAAAACCGGCCCCCTTGTCGCGGCGGCCGCCTCCCTCTGTTTTGGATTGAGAGATGATAAAATATCCATTGCTAATTTACTCAACTTCCCGCCAATTCTCGGCGCGGCGGCTGCCTCCTGGTCCGCTGGTGAAATTAACATTTTCTAAGCCCGTTTCATAACTAATAACCGCGTTGTTATCTAAAGCAATCTGGTAGGCGGTCGCTTCTCTGATTAAAATATTGTTATGCAAATGGATTAGGCCTTGCGAAGCGTAGAAAATCGCTCCCTGGGCGTTATTACTCACATCAACGGCTGGACTAGCTATATCCAAAGAATTATTAGTAGAAAGAAGCATAATAAAGCTTCCTTCTTGTCCCGAGCCCTGTAAATTGGCGTTGTTTCCCACAGTAATTCTGCCATCGCTAATAATTATTCCGCTCGTTGAGCCAAAACTATCGTCTAATTTAACTGTCGCTTTATTTCTGATAATAATATCTCCTTCCACATAAATCAATCCCGTAATGTTCAAAATAGAACTGTTGTCAATAATCATATTACCCGTAATTTTAATCGGTCCTAAAGAATCCGCTCCTCCATCAAGAAGGTAATCGCCAGAAAATGTTTCGCTCTCCGCCCCGTCGTTTTTCCAATTGTCTATTTGCTCTTGAGAAATAGGTAGGTCTTTGGCTTCAATTTCATTAGGTCCCATATCTTCAGAACTTCCGTAATCGCAATTAACAATACTGCCGCCTGAAACATAGTGGAGAACGCCCGTAATGTCAGAGTCCTGACAGGAATGCGTATAAAGATCACCTCCGACATTAACGCTGTCAATTTTGTTTCCATTAATGGCGATCGTGACTGTGTCGGTTATTTCGCTTACCCCTCCTCCGAGCGGGAGAATACTTCCATTAGAAAAAACGTTGCCTTCAACGCGGCTATTATTGCCCATAATCATTCCTCCTTCGCCGACTTGAGCGCCATAAAAGAAAGAAACATCATCGGTCGTCACAAGATAAGCAACGCTTAGTTTTCTAATTCGTCCGTCGGCGTTGCCTCGCGAAGTTATTGTTTGAGAGCCGCCGATTAAATCCGATATTTCAACAACGGTTGAATTGTTTTCTACTGATAAACTATTTGGGCTGGGAAAAAGCATTCCTTCTTTGAGGCGCAGCAAACTATCTTCAAGGCCTGATTCGGCGGCGTAATAACTTTCAATTGATTTGATTTTATCCCGCGCGCTAATCAAACTATTAAACGCTGAAAAACTTAAGCCAGAACCAACAATTAAGCCGATTGATAAAATCAGCATAATGCTTAACAACAAAGCCCCTCCTTTTTCTCGCGCGTTTATTTTTATTATTTTAGTCATTGCGTAAATTGGCTGAAGAAACCAATGTGGTTGTCGCTTGGTAAGCGATTTTTCCACTTGGGCTGTTATAGGCGGCTGATAGTTCGATTCTAATCGATTCGCCTCCGCTGGTTGTTAAACGGCTAAACGATAAATTATTTATTTTAATATTTTCCGCGGTGAGTGCTTCTGCTTCAACACCTTCTCTTTTTAAGCAAATCCGATTGTTTTCGTCTAAATAAAAATCAAGATAAGTTATTTCTTCGCCAAAAGGAGCGTTTTCAGTCGTTTTCAAAGAGAGTTGGCCTGGATGGCTGTCAAAAAAACTGGTTGATGAGTATACATCTTGAGCGCGTCTAATCTCCCAAAGCATTATTTCCATAGATCGTTGGCTATTTTCCAAAACTTCTCTGCTAATTCTAATTTTCGCTTGGACATTAATTAAATTAAAAACAAATAAAGTCAGCAAACTAACCACAATACCTAAAACGGCCACATAAATAATCAGTTCAATTAAAGTAAATCCTTTTTTGTTGTTCATTTCCAATTGGTTAGATAAGTTGTTAGATTAATTTGTTCCGTTTTTTCTCGGTTATTCCACTCAACCGTAGCCGTTATTTTTTTAGTTAGAAAATCTTCCGCGCCTAAGGAACCAATATTGTCATTCGCGTCTCTATAAACCCTTTCCAAAACAAACCAACGATCGTAAATTCCATTAATTGAACCAGGGTTAGTTGGGGTTAATGTCCATTTATTTTCCGAAATAATCGGGTAATATCTTGTTTCAAAAGACAAATTGGCGAGATTGTCCCAATTTTCGTCTCGCGCGGCGCGAACAGCTTCTATTGTTTCACTAGCTAAGCCGCTTGCTTCTATTTTCGCTTGACTCTCTTCTTGAATTTTTAGACCGAATTTGGCCAATTCCAAAAACCCCCAAAAAGCCGTAGTAATGACAGCCAAACTAACAATCACTTCAATCATACCAATCCCTTTTTGTTGTTTGTAATTTTTCATTGCGCTTTAATAGTTCCTCCGTAGACGCCGACAGAAATTTCTCCTTCGGCTGTATAGGAAATGATGTCTTTACCGTCCATGAGAACTTGCAAGGGCTTGTTATTTGTATCTTGAGCGCGGTGAACGCAGAGTGTCGTCTCAAACGCGTCTAAAAAATGCGTGTGAATGCGCAATTCTTGATTTTCTCCATTAACATCAATTGATCCCGACCAGTCAAATTCTGTCTGGTCTAAATTAAAATAGTCAGCCATAGCGATATTAACTGTTTTTTCTGGTGTATCCGGGAAATACAACGACAAAACAGAGGCGCCCTGGATGCTCCAAATTAATTCTGAATGAATGTGTCTAGTATCAGTTAATCTATTAGCGATACAGCAAGCGTCAAGAATTGTTCCTAATTCAACTTGTCCAGAAGGGTGAATATTGATGGTTTTATTTTCGTCTGGTTGGGAAATAATTCTTAATTCAACAACGCCGCCTTGTTGAGTGGTTCCGCTGATTCGTTGAAAGACAGTGCTGCTTGCCGCGCCAGTCAAATCAATATTATAGATTTCTAAACGAGATGGTAATTGATAGACCTTATTATCACCCGCTTCTTCTTGATAGACATCTCCTTTGAATAAAATATATTTATCCTGTTCAAAATGTATTCCATATTGAGAAGCGTCCTCCGAAGCCAAGGTCTTAGTTCTAGCAAGCTCAAGAATAGTTAAAATATTTTGGCTATGGTTTTGCAATTCTGTCTTTCTCTCAAAAAGACGAAACCCAACAACAGCCATGCCAATCAAAATCCCCGCAATCCCCAAAACAACCAAAACTTCAACCAGCGAAAAACCACTATTATCTACAAAATAATTTTTATTTTTTTTAATCATACGCTTCCCATCATTGAGTACATCGGCTGGATCATCGAAACGGCGAAGAAACCGACAGCGGCTCCGACAACTAACATAATAATTGGCTCAATGATTGAGGAGAGATTTTTTGTAATATTATCTATTTCTTCCTCGTAAAAATCGGCTAAATTATTTAAAATACCCGCCAAATCGCCTGTTTTCTCGCCGACGCTAGTCATTTGGATAATCATTGGCGCGTAAAGGTTTGTATAGCATGACAGGGTTTCGCTTAATTCTTTCCCCTTTTTTACTTGTTGCGCGGAAGCGATGAGGGATTCTTTGAAGTATAAATTAGATAAAGTCCCAGCCGTTATTTCCAGCGATTTTACGATCGCCACTCCGCTTTCAACCAAAGAGCTGAAATTTCGAGCGAATCTGGCGGAATTAATTTTTCTGGAAAGGGAGCCGAAAATAGGCAGATGCAAGATAATATTGTGCAGAAATTTTTTGACAGATTTAATTCTCATTGATAATCGCGCGAAAAAAATAAAAACAGATAAAAAAATAAAACTAAAAATAAGATTGTGCTGTAAAAAATTGCTCACGCCGATAATGACTCGCGTGCTGAGCGGCAATTCTATTTTCATTTCAACGAAGACCTCCGTTAGTTTCGGAACCACCACAATCATCATAATAATTCCGATGCCGATCATAGCTGCGATAATGACCGCGGGATAAATCATCGCTCCCCTAACCCTGCTAATTAAATCATGGTCTTTTTTCATCTGTTCAGCGAGGCTTCGAAGAATTTCATTGAGATTCCCGCTTGTCTCGCCGATTTTAACCATATTCACATACAAATCGTTAAAAACGCCAGAATGTTTCGCGAGCGATTCGCTAAATGATTTTCCTTGCTGAATGTCTGTCGCGACTTGGTTGATGATTTTTTTAAATTTGGGGCTTTTTGTTTGTTGCGCCAAAACATCAAGCGCTTGGTTAAGAGAGAGACCGGCTTTAATCATAATCGCGAGATTTCGGCTGAACATCATTTTTTCAACTAACGAAATGTGCCCAAATTGTTCAACAAATTTTTTAAAATTAAATCGGTCGGTCGTTTCTTCAATTTCGGCCAATTTAGCTGAAATCAAAACAAGCCCTTGTTTTCGCAAAAAGGCGGCTAATTCATAATCGTTCGCCGCTTCCGATTGACCCGCCTCGGTCTCACCCTCTTTGGTTTTAGCGGTGTAGATGTAAAGCATAATTCTATTCTTTCGTTACTCTTAGAATTTCCTCAATAGAAGTTAGACCCTGCGCTGCCTTAATCATTCCGTCTTCAAGCATCGTGAGCATTCCCTCTTTTTGGGCTTGTTCTTGAATATTATCCGCGTCGGCTTCTTTTACGATTAAGTCCTTAATCGCTTCGCTCACTTCAAGAACTTCAAAAATACCGACTCTTCCTTTGTATCCCTCGTCGTTTTTTTCCGTCTTGCCTGGACGATAAAATTCTATGTCCGTCCAGTCATAATTCGGCTTGATAATTTTTTCTTTTTTTAGAACCTTAAGAATTTTGCTCATATCAAATTCTTTTTCTAAACTTTTAATTTCATCTTGGCTTAGGGTGTATTTTTTCTTGGTTTCGGGAATAAGGCGGCGAACTAGCCGTTTGGCGATAATAATATTTGTCGTTGAAGCGATTAAAAACGGCTCGGCGCCCATATCAATCAGGCGCGGGAAAGAGCCGGCGGCGCTGTTGGTGTGCAGCGTGGAAAGAACTAAGTGGCCGGTCAAAGCGGCGTTAATCGCGAGACCTGCCGTTTCTTCGTCTCTAATTTCCCCGACTAAAATAATGTCTGGGTCCTGGCGAACTAAAGCGCGCAATCCATTGGCGAACGAAAGACCGATTTGGGGCATGACCTGCGTTTGGTTGATTCTTGGCATGCGATATTCAATTGGGTCTTCTACACTTGAGATATTAACGCCTGGTTCGTTAAGAATATCCATAATTGTGTAAAGGGCGGTTGTCTTGCCGCAACCAGTTGGTCCGGTAACTAAAATTAATCCATTTGGTTTTTTAACGCTCTGGTGAACCTTTTCCAATGCTTCGCCTCTCAACCCTAATTTTTCCAAAGTCAGACCCTTGGCGTCTTCGGGCAACAACCGCAAGACAATTTTTTCGCCGTCATAAACGGGCAGAATTGAGACCCTAAAAGATATTTTGTAATCCTTGGTTTCAATTTTGAAGCGACCATCTTGAGGTAGGCGATGTTCGTCTAATTTTAGATTTGACAAAACTTTGATGCGGGCGACAACGCCAGAAGTAATGTTTTTAGGAAGAGTCATTGCGTCATGTAAGATGCCGTCAATTCGATAGCGGACAATAACTTCTTTTTCAAGTGGTTCTATGTGAATATCCGAGGCCTGCTGTAAAATAGCATGCTTTAAAAGGGTCTCGACAATTTTAATAATCGGCATTTGTTCAGCTGCTTCCTTAAGGTCTTTGTGGCTTTCTTCTTTCCCTTTTTCAGGCAAGATGGCTATTTCGGCCTCTTTTTTAATTAAATCGCTAAACTCCGCTTTGAGCGTTTTTTGGTATTGCGCGAGAGCGTTCTTGATACTAATAGGATTAGTTAGCCGCGGTAGAATTTTAAGGTCGGATTTTTTCTTAATAAATTCAATTGTTTGAATATCCTCCGGATTTAGCATCGCTACCTCCAATTCTCTGCCTTTCTTTCTAAAAGCGATAATGTTATGTCTCCGCGCAATAGGTTCGGGGATGATTTGAAGAATTTCATCAGGGATGGTCTCTTTTTCTAAATTGACGAAAGGAATTCCCAAAATGTACGCTTCTAATCTAATTAATTGTTCTTGGGTGATTAATTTTTCTTTAACCAAAAAATGGGCCAATTGTTCTTTGGTTTCTTTTGCTTTTTTTTCGGCCTCCTTTAAATTTTCTTTAGCGATCAATCCTGCGTCAAGAATAAAGGCCTTTAATTGCGAATCTTCAACATGCATAAGTAAAATTAAAAATTTTACTTTAAAACTTCTTCTATTTTCTTAACAATCTCGCTTAGCTCATAGTTGGCCTTGAC
This genomic stretch from Patescibacteria group bacterium harbors:
- the tadA gene encoding Flp pilus assembly complex ATPase component TadA, which encodes MHVEDSQLKAFILDAGLIAKENLKEAEKKAKETKEQLAHFLVKEKLITQEQLIRLEAYILGIPFVNLEKETIPDEILQIIPEPIARRHNIIAFRKKGRELEVAMLNPEDIQTIEFIKKKSDLKILPRLTNPISIKNALAQYQKTLKAEFSDLIKKEAEIAILPEKGKEESHKDLKEAAEQMPIIKIVETLLKHAILQQASDIHIEPLEKEVIVRYRIDGILHDAMTLPKNITSGVVARIKVLSNLKLDEHRLPQDGRFKIETKDYKISFRVSILPVYDGEKIVLRLLPEDAKGLTLEKLGLRGEALEKVHQSVKKPNGLILVTGPTGCGKTTALYTIMDILNEPGVNISSVEDPIEYRMPRINQTQVMPQIGLSFANGLRALVRQDPDIILVGEIRDEETAGLAINAALTGHLVLSTLHTNSAAGSFPRLIDMGAEPFLIASTTNIIIAKRLVRRLIPETKKKYTLSQDEIKSLEKEFDMSKILKVLKKEKIIKPNYDWTDIEFYRPGKTEKNDEGYKGRVGIFEVLEVSEAIKDLIVKEADADNIQEQAQKEGMLTMLEDGMIKAAQGLTSIEEILRVTKE
- a CDS encoding type II secretion system F family protein, with protein sequence MLYIYTAKTKEGETEAGQSEAANDYELAAFLRKQGLVLISAKLAEIEETTDRFNFKKFVEQFGHISLVEKMMFSRNLAIMIKAGLSLNQALDVLAQQTKSPKFKKIINQVATDIQQGKSFSESLAKHSGVFNDLYVNMVKIGETSGNLNEILRSLAEQMKKDHDLISRVRGAMIYPAVIIAAMIGIGIIMMIVVVPKLTEVFVEMKIELPLSTRVIIGVSNFLQHNLIFSFIFLSVFIFFARLSMRIKSVKKFLHNIILHLPIFGSLSRKINSARFARNFSSLVESGVAIVKSLEITAGTLSNLYFKESLIASAQQVKKGKELSETLSCYTNLYAPMIIQMTSVGEKTGDLAGILNNLADFYEEEIDNITKNLSSIIEPIIMLVVGAAVGFFAVSMIQPMYSMMGSV